The Clavelina lepadiformis chromosome 3, kaClaLepa1.1, whole genome shotgun sequence region TCGCTTTGGATACTTTTCAGGAAAAACGATGAATCTGACGATACTAGACGATTCTAAAATTTACATCTCTGTGACCTGGGCGTCTGGAAATCTATTAGACTTGAACGACAACACCAGGCTACATGAAAGTTCCCAACTATGCAGTCACATTTTGCCATACAGTTACCTGGTTAGtgcttatttatttcattcaatAAATTATTATGTTTATTTCTACATTCATATCGACCCTAATTCACACACTCATAATCTCCACTTCTATGTCAATACAAGAATAGTACACATTCCTGTATCCATAAAAGCCCCCAACTATTTCTCAACTAAATATAAAGCAATGAGATAAGCCATCGCCTTGTTATAGTGTTGTATCCAAATGCTCCGTTACTGTTGGTTTTTCTTTGCCACAAGATAAGAACAAAAACGCCAAACTTGCACAACCAATCAGCATTGCTTAAGAATTaccaaaaatcaaaatttatctGGCCcatcaaattttttgttagatTGTTAGCTAAATCCTTGATATGCATTggagaaagaaaaaatgagtGCTCATTTGGCTAGTCCTTGCATACCTGAGTTAGCAGATCTGCACATCTGTGACCTCAACAAATCCTGCAATAAAGTACAGGCCAGATGAGcggggtctagtgcagaagtgcaaccgaatgatgtcacaatttgggTAGCAGGGGTCTagtatataggcctaaatgCATCACACGGCTGTGCACTTCTGCTTACTTGTGCACTTCAGATTATGTTTTTTCTGCACTAGGCCCCTGGGTCTAGTGCACAACCATAGGATGCATCTGTATAGTagccccagctactcaaattgtaacgtcatttggttgtgtaCCTCTTCCTTAGACCCAAATATTTATATacattataaaaattttgcatgctTATACAGCCTAGCAAATTTTCTTCATGTTGCAGTATTACATTCTCTATGTGTATCTATGTCACATTAGCAATTTAAAAGTAATGCGCTTTCCAAAATAGCCTAGATGGGGAGCTAAGGGCATTTTTGTGCGCTAAAGTTGTAGCTTATTTTATAGGATTAAACTGAAGTAAAGTAACCAAGCTGGTGCTAGCCAAGCAGGTTTAAGTTTGTAACATCGCGCTTGTGCCGctaaataaaatgattgattgaacATAATCATTGTCAATAAACTATGACAAACACGAGAAACATCTTCCGAAAACCTCAACAATAAAAGTCACTGCAACAGCAACGCCTATACTCTTGTCAGACCGTACTTATCTTGCGACCTTGCACAAATTTCTACAACGGCTTTTGGACTGTGAAcgaatttcttgttttaccCATCTATACTACAAAGGGGCTGGCACCATTCTCCACGGACAATGGTGAAAACATACGATAAGATACGGAGGACATGCATAAAACTCTGTTGTCAAAATCAATGAAGCAAATCATCAGCTGGATGCAGCCACGTTTGTTGCGTAACTATATAATTGCTGCacaacaaatcttttattgcgTCATATTATAATTTTACATAGTTTAGTACTGTACAAATTTTGTCTTAACGTGCCGGTTACCTtgtgttaaaaatgaaaaacaggcatgaaaatgtcaattttatgtttcatgCGTTACCAAAAAAGCGATTAAAAGCAAACCAAAAGAGCAGTTTAAAGCACACTTGCATTCAAAAGGTGAGGCGGGAAAGATGGATcaacaaaaatctttaaaagaTGCCGTCAAGTCTCAGGAGAAAATAGAGGAATCATCTGTTTCAAACTGTAGTCCTAATGATTCAAAAGAGCAACTTCAGAAAAATCTTGTGGTTCAAAGTGgtaataacattttattttgaataattatgttttttcaaGTATTCAAGTGAAAAAGTGTTCTTATTAAAGTTTCTTGTAGTATTTCACCGGCAGCTTGTAGGCCTACTATTTAAGGTTAGCAGCTGAGTTATGACAAAATACAGAAGCAAGTTTGATTAATCTTTGTTCTTATGGTTAAATCATGCTTTTAGAGTAGGCAACTAGGAGATTACTTGCAGCGGGTTGGGTTGTGATTTAGGCAAGAGAAACAACGCTTTGAACGTACAACTATTGTCAGTGAATTTGATGCTTCATTTCGGAATTCTCTTGTGTCAGGTAGTTCAACTCACACTGAAGATGTGTCACATAAAAGTAGTGGAAGGAAAGACCTGTCATCTATTTCTAACAGTGTTACTCCAAACTCCATGGGAGGCAAATCCATGAATACTTTGGGCAGCAAAGGTACCGCAAGAGAATATATGTCTAGTGTCTACCAATTAAAAACATCATAGTTTGCCTGAGTTGTACTGTTAgttatgataaaaaaaatggctacttaagaaattcaaaactgATATTAGATGTTCAATTGGTAGCTTTCTCTTTGTTAGTTTACTAAACCCGATGCTTACTGATTTTGGTGAATAGCCATCCGATAAAGTAATTTAACCCTATTATCACTAGGTGTGGCttctcctgcacacagtcacagcaaaacgtggcgtacagttgcactgtttgctgtagaaacttgaaatttggtgacttttccaaaaaattgttcagctatctgtccatgtttgttttataaagttggattttgtaacttttgagatattgtcatatttacataattttgctccctctccgcattgaagcgtatcgttttcctTTCCTCATTTAtgcaccactaactcgactaactaatctcttgcgttctcttttcgcggtcagctggctttccgcacagcggggcctcggcgtaacaagaaaaatttctagaaatgtatcacttttacgaatactaaatttacactaaattcactttctttagttttacaattatgatgtatacaggaagccagatgtttttgctactaacctgtaaaaatacgatcagtttacgacgtgtagttttcgagtaattaacgattgaaaatgtgtgtgcagtgtcggccacacctagttaaaatagtaaagtcGCGAGCCCGGTCTGGATAGGGTTAATTCAACGGCAGCTCGTAGGCCTACTGTTTAAAACTGGCCGCTTGGTTACCAAAAAACACACACGCAAGTTCAGTTAAACTTTATTATTATGGTTAAATCAAGCTTTTAGCGTAGGAAACTATTTTATGCGATTACCTGCAGCGGGTTGGGTAGTGATTTAGGGGAGAAAAATAACGCTTTGAACGTTCGATTTTTGTTGGTGAAATTGATGCTCTATTACGCGATTGTCTTGTGTCAGGTCGTTCAACTCACAGTGAGGATGTGTCAAATAAAACTAGTGGAAGGAAAGGCCCGTCATCTATTTCTAACAGTGTTACTCCTAACTCCATGGGAGGCAAATCCATGAATACTTTGGGCAGCAAAGGTACCGCAAGAGAATATATGTCTAGTGTCTACAAATTAAGAACATCATAGTTTGCCTGAGTTGTACTGttgtttatgataaaaaatggCTACTTGAGAAATTCAAAATTGACGTTATATGTTCAATAAATTGGTAGCTTTCTCTTTGTTAGTTTACTAAACCCGATGCTTACTGATTTTGGTGATAAGCCATCCGATAAAGTAACTTAATTCAACGGCAGCTCGTAGGCCTACTGTTTGAGACTGGCCGCTTGTTACCAAAAAGCACACACGAAAGTtcagttaaattttgttattatgGTTAAATCAAGCTTTTAGCGTTGGAAACTATTTTATGCGATTACTTGCAGCGGGTTGGGTTGTGATTTAGGCAAGAGAAAAAACGCTTTGAACGTTCGATTTTTGTTGGTGAAATTGATGCTCTATTACGCGATTGTCTTGTGTCAGGTCGTTCAATTCACAGTGAGGATGTGTCAAATAAAACTAGTGGAAGGAAAGGCCCGTCATCTATTTCTAACAGTGTTACTCCTAACTCCATGGGCGGCAAATCCATGAATACTTTGGGCAGCAAAGGTACCGCAAGAGAATATATGTCTAGTGTCTACCAATTAAAAACATCATAGTTTGCCTGAGTTGTACTGTTAGTTATGATAAAATGGCTACttaagaaattcaaaactgACGTTAGATGTTCAATCAGTAGCTTTCTCTTTGTTAGTTTACTAAACCCGATGCTTACTGATTTTGGTGAATAGCCATCCGGTAAAGTAACTTAAATCAACGGCAGCTCGTAAGCCTACTGTTTGAGACTGACCGCTTGTTACCAAAAAGCACACACGAAAGTtcagttaaattttgtttttatggttAAATCGAACTTTTAGCGTAGGAAACTATTTTATGCGATTACCTGCAGCGGGTTGGGTAGTGATTTAGGGGAGAAAAATAACGCTTTGAACGTTCGATTTTTGTTGGTGAAATTGATGCTCTACTACGCGATTGTCTTGTGTCAGGTCGTTCAACTCACAGTGAGGATGTGTCAAATAAAACTAGTGGAAGGAAAGGCCCGTCATCTATTTCTAACAGTGTTACACCAAGCTCCGTGGGAGGCAAATCGATGAATACTTTGAGCAGCAAAGGTACCGCAAGAGAATATATGTCTATGATTATATCAACTGAAAACACTACGTTTTGTCTAAGCTGTGCtcattgtattgtattgtaggctattgtttatttttcttcatGAATTTTTCGGAGTGAAAGTTAGGATGATAACTGTTGTAGTTATAGGACAATAaaacatgctcacgaacaactaatgagcaggaaaaattggcaaagcccaagggcttcttacatgcaagatagcaataataaaaTTGGGGTACAAGATATTAGGTTAACATAGCCACCATACCCACAAAATAAATCCTAAGTTTACCgaatttaaaaccaaaataccgCAAACAATGAAACAACTACCGTATTTAATTGATTATAAGCCgttgtttacaaaacttttttatcatcAATTGTACGGTTTACATTTATGGGCGgcttacattttttttatgaaacaaaaattgtatttgcTGCTATTTCATTATTTGGCTGCATTTCTGTTACAAAACTCTTTTTACCCCTTCCTTGGTTTTAACGAGAATTTTCGTTGGCGGCTAGCGCTATCTGTATGGGTAAAACAGGAATTCGTAAGCAgcttaaattaaaatcatgAAACATTTGATAATGTCGTGAATATTAGCCTACTATTAACAGCTAATCGTATCTTAATTTTAACACAATTACCACCCATGCTACGCGGCTTATAATCAGGCGCGGCGTACAGTAATTTTTAGCACTCTCAGATACGCTTTACAATCGAAAGCGGCTTACAAACAAGGGGGGTttacaatcaagtaaatacAATGCACTATTAGAAGATGTAGAAACATGTTCCCTAACATTAAGAACAAGGATATTAACAGCCAAAGTGAATATATGAAGTGACATAGtttgattaaaatgacaatgaatAGACCTATCTAGGCCTAGCGCAAGCTACAGCGTAAACTCAGCCAGAGTTTAGCAATAACATTCATCAGTACAAATAAACCAACGGCAAGCTAGTCTTAACTTCTttaatgcaaaatattcttgttATATCTTAAGTACGCGTTATTTATACCTATTAATTATTACTATTATATATCGGTCACACGAAACATTGTTCAGTATtaatacagtgagacctcgttaatccggaccacttcgtttcgtcaaaaaatgtcggtttagcggggtatccggattatcggaaagtaaaaaatcaatcaatcttgcaaatgcagtaccgtgttcaaaacgcagtgtgcaccttactccaattctaagtaccgagtttctggctggacagcaactaaaataaaattatatttattgtatgatccgacccagtgtcgaaccccagaaccaccgtattaaagacgaatgctctaagccagaagtgacgaacatgcggtcgcaaatcggtttgaaaaccgctcttgcatggcgaagcattccggcgggaccagcagtcttgaactttctttgacctgtttctaatctttgttGTTCTTTCTAatatatcaaaagctgatagcacgattgagttgcagcagtatgtcttcaatagattgccggactcaaccgatgtagcctactgtatacgtatttttttgcgaccgcggaagcgttatttgttactgttgatgaacaatttattttttcgtttctaaatttttttacaaagcgcaatgctgtatagtactgtacttttgaatcaat contains the following coding sequences:
- the LOC143449823 gene encoding uncharacterized protein LOC143449823, with the translated sequence MDQQKSLKDAVKSQEKIEESSVSNCSPNDSKEQLQKNLVVQSGSSTHTEDVSHKSSGRKDLSSISNSVTPNSMGGKSMNTLGSKGRSTHSEDVSNKTSGRKGPSSISNSVTPNSMGGKSMNTLGSKGRSIHSEDVSNKTSGRKGPSSISNSVTPNSMGGKSMNTLGSKGRSTHSEDVSNKTSGRKGPSSISNSVTPSSVGGKSMNTLSSKGGKSTPRSNRQPLPITPIGNCKTCRPTPNLNTSSIHLFDGTTPTIKAPLGTAMSAGSNDDGGHPSANPPQLCMATSVTGLKDYALAYNKDKFRVTLPLGVNSNTTLEELRQKTDVIGSVARRGSDSAFEAVRGKIKKDGAKRFTLPSLQRKRKSYHGEMRADAEEETDANSAGPKPGKFLKLCIRLYKKIPHTL